ATAAGGCCCAGTGGTGCTGGGAGAATTAAAGGGGGACAGGGGTTTTCCCTGGGGTAGGATAGGGAGTTGGAAGGTTGTGGAAAGAAGCTCAAGGTAGAATGACATAAACACAGTCAGCCCTGGGCCCCCTGGCTGCACGTACGTGTAGAATTCTTCTCCCGAAACCCAGCCACCTGCTTTGGCAGCCTGCTTTGGACTCGACTCGCCTGGTGGGCTCCTCACAATGGACCAGCCCAAGTTCTCAATCTCAGCATGGACGGCCACCTGATCAGGAAGTCAGAGGTCATGGAGAAGATGACTCTGGGAAGTCATCAGCTCCTGCTCCATCACTTGCTCTAATGGGCTCTCAGGACCAGGCCTTGGGCTATAGTTattgctattcccttttccccTCAAACTCTAGAGACAACAGAATCAGAGTGGTGGTGCTAGACACGAAGCTGGCCTAACCTCTGGGAGAGAATCACCTCCCCAAGAAACAAAACACAAGCTCCTTGAAGCACTGATGAATGGGGCACTCACTAGAAGCCAACTCTGTTGAGGGAGAGGAGGGACAGTGTCCTGGCACTGCTCCTTTAGCCCTTGGCTTTTTAGTCTATGCAGGCTAGGGATGAAGAGGCATAGGAGGGGCAGCTAAGGGTCAGAGTTTGAGAATTCCAAGGAGAGGGCAAGTGCTCTGAAGGAATTGTCAGAGATTCCTCGGCAATTGGTCCTTTTCTCCCTGAGGCTGTGTTTTAGAGCAATGATGATCAACCTTGGCTATGCACTggagtcacctggggagctttaaaaacgactgatgaggcttccctggtggttcagtggtaaagaatccacctgccaatgcaggagacgtggatccAGTCCCTGATAGGGGAAGATCCCACTATGCCATGgaccaactaagcccatgcaccacaactactgagcctgtgctctagagcccaggagccgcgactactgagcccacatacgACAGCTACTGAGGCTCACATGTCCTAGAGCCCATACtctacaataagagaagccaccgcaatgagaagcctgcacaccacaactagagaaagcctacaacAGAGATCCAGTAcagccatgaataaataaattgattaattttaaaaaaccagccAGTGTCCAATTCTGGCAGAACCACATTGAAAACAAATGATGGCTGACCCCCACTGACTCTCCCAGAGATTCTGGTCTGGAGTGTGTGGCCTGAGCATGAGGATGTTTTAAAACTCTCCAGGGGGTTCTACCACACagcagtttgagaaccactattcTAGAGAGCTCTTTCCCGCCCATCCATTGGAGGATTTCCAAGTTGGTTAGTGTTCCGGGTGTGCTgcaggaagaggaggatgagCAGTTTCCTTGTAGCCTCTCCACCAGCCGCCCGGGCTCACCCTTTCCCCTTCCAGCTTCTGCTGAGTCTCCTTCTGCTCCTTCTCGTCTAGGACGCAGTTCCCATCTTGGTCAAACCTAGTGAAGGCAGCCGTAAGCTTGGTCGTCTCATGCTCTGTGTGCTCCAGCCTGAAGAGAACAGGGGGATGAAATGACCTCTGACCTGCCATGGCTGTGAGCTCTCCATTATGGActcctcactctttttttttgctAGACTCTGGCAAGGGTCTTGCTCTCTAGAGACAAAGGGGGCCACATGAGAAAGCCAGGATGTCAAGGTCTAGTGGTTTGAAACCCCTCAcacaatcccttgaatctatttcttccttccctgacTCCTGCTGACTAGGTTCAGGCCCTCAGGATCTCCTAAAAGAATTACTGCAAAATCTCTTTGCCTCCAAATAACCCACCCTCTACCTGCTCCCTACCCTCTGCCCTGTGGCCTTCCCTTCATTACCTACCCCTGAAATCCATCCTTCATAATGCAACTAGAGTTACATTATTCTAAAGTACAAGCCTatggaatttcctggcagtccagtggttaggacttgcactttcactgccaagggcccaggtttgatccctggtcagggaactaaaatcccaaaaGCTGCATTGCATgcccctcccctgctgctgctgctgctaagtcgcttcagtcgtgtctgactctgtgcgaccccatagacggcagcccaccaggctcccccgttcctgggattctccaggcaagaacactggagtgggttgccatttccttctccaatgcgtgaaagtgaagtcgctcagtcgtgtctgactcagcgaccccatggacagcccaccaggctcctccgtccatgggcttttccaggcaagagtactggagtggggtgccattgccttctccggccccTCCCCTATCCCCACCCGAAAAAAAAGAGTACAAGACTAACTATACTCCTTCCCTGCTTAAAACCTCTCCTGGGCACCCTATTCTTTAGATAGAGAAGTGGTGTTCAGGGCTTTTCCCAATGTGGCCTTAGCCCATTTCTCCGCCTCGTCTGCATTGCCCAACCTTTCATTTACTGCCTTACAATGCTCAGTTACTTATTACTCCTGTGCATGTGGCTCAGTTTCAGACCTCTTTGCCTTTGTATGTGCTTTTATACCTCCATGCTCCCTTGCTTTTAGTTATTTCTGTTGTGGAACAGAATCACTGTTCTGtgatttctgtttatttgcttACATGTCTGTGAATTCCTGGAAGACaaagattatctcatttaattatatGCCTGGCCCACAGCTGGTACTCACAATATATCTGATCAATGTTTATTAATATGTTTAACTGAGAAGCGGGGAGAGGATGGCTAAGGAAATAATCCTGTGTTTGTGAGGGAGCATTGAATTAAGCTCCGAGTTCTGTGGGAGTGAGGGATGTATAAAATGATTAGGGAATCATGGTATTACACTAGTGCTAAGGGTTGTTCAGCAAGGTCCAGAATAGAACATGGTCAGAGTCCTTTAAACCAGGGGCACAGTGCTGAAGGTCAGGAGAAGAGACCTATAAgccaaggttgctgctgctgctgctgctaagtcacttcagttgtgtccgactctgtgtgaccccataaacggcagtccaccaggctcccccgtccctgggactctccaggcaagaacactggagtgggttgccatttccttctccaacgcatgaaagtgaaaagtgaaagggaagtcgctcagtcgtgtctgactcttcgcgaccccatggactgcagcccaccaggctcctctgtccatgggattttccaggcaagagtactggagtggggtgccatgccttctccaatAAGCCAAGGTTAAAGGCCTGTAAAACAAGGTCAGAGGCCCATGGGCCAAGATTGGAGGGTTATAGGCAAAGGGCATATGCTTGAGGGTCAAGGACTTATAGATCAATGTCAGAGAAGGTTGGATCTCTGCTTGCTCACTCCCTCAAGGTGTTGGTGAGGTCCTCAAACTGGATCTCCTGCTCCCCAGCCTGCAGGACCTTCTGCACATCTGAAACCTGCTCCTTCCTCAGACGCAGCCTCCGTAGGGTCTTGTTGTAGCCCTGGACAGGGAAAAGAAACAGGCCTGGTTCCTGCCTGCAACCTCCTCCTCATCTCTTGTCCCCACCTGCACTCACAGGGTGACAGGATCCCAGGGATAAGCTGAAGGCACACGAGAGCACAGGCCCCTAACCCATCAGGCGCAGACCAGGACACAGAGCCTTGACCTGGGCCCCGATGCACATGTGCGGCTCAAGGAGACTGAGTAGTCACCTGTCTCAGGAGGTCTGAAAGCTGTAGCTCATCCTTTTGTCCAGCCAGCTCCTCCTTGACCTCTGAGTATGTGTCATTGATGATGGCCAGGAACATGTTCTGGAGGAGAAAGCAGGGACCAGAGTCCTCACTTCCAGATCCACTGACAGCATCAAGCCCACAGACCCTATGAACATCCCAACATGTGTTCCAAAAAGGCCAATACCTCCAGCGCCATCTCTGCAGCCCACTAATCCCCACATCTCAGGGTCCCCAGGGCCCAGGCTTTCAGCACAGTTCTgttgtgggggtgggagtgggggtcaTGCCCCTTCATCAACCTGATGTCCTCCCTTACTGCTGCAGTAATCTGGCCACGAAGATACCCCAACATACGCCACAGGCCCCCTTCATGGAAGGGTCTGCTTGTCACTGAAGCCAGAAACTTTCCAAGGTGAGAGTAAAATTGTGCTCTCTTCACCATCTATCCCCAAATCCATATCTGTATCCCTGTCCACCAATCAAATAAAGAAACCTGCTGGCTTTTctaacaaaaatcaaacacagaTCTTTCATGGTTGGCAGGGAGAGGGAGCAAATACAAAACAATGGTAGTAGAAAGAGCCAGAGAGCCCCAGGGGAAAGGGGGTCTTAGAAAATAGGCAGAAAAGCTTCCAAGGGCAGGCCTTTCTCCCCATGAAGtagccttccttctctttccatccTTGGAGGACAGGGGTTTGATTTTAGGGAGGGAGCCTGCAGATTCCTTTATACTCTGCAAACTGCCTAACTGTGCTGACCACACACTGGCCAACCTTCAGAAAATGCAAAGGTTCTCCTCGCCCCCCACCTCTCCATCCTTGGTTTGAGAAACCCTCTCTAATTATTAGTGTAGAACATGGGTGGAGTGGGGGACAAAACCCCACCCTGCAGGCCATTCACATCTCCACTCCTCATGTTCCCAAATCCCCATCCCTCAGTGGGACCCTCACCAGGAGCACGAAGAAGACGAAGAAGACGTAGGTGACAAAGTAAACAGGTCCCAGGATGCGGTTGGCGTTGTCAATAGCATTGTAGTCAAAGTCCCCAAGGATGATCCGGAACTGAGTGAAGCTGAGACACCATGGCCTGGGCTTCACCCTGAGCCCAACCATAACCTTGACGCcatcccacttccctccctacTGCTCTTCAGTGAACTCAGACCCCTGACCCAATCTGATGCAGACAGAACAAGGTCAGAGATGCTGAGCACACATACTAGGGCTTCTGGGGACTCATCCAGATGCTTTAAGCACAGAGACACCCATATCCACATCCACCCAAATTCCCCAAGGATACACACACCCCTAGAGCCAGAGGGTGAGGGGCCAGGGAGGCGTGGAGGGGGaaggacacacacatgcacttgaTGAAAGTGCTAAAGTTTTCCACTTGGGTCCCGAAAAGCAGGTAGCCCAGCTGGGCATAGGCGAAAAACACAAGGAAGAACATGACGGCAAAGCCCAGGATGTCCTTGGCACAGCGGGCCAGCGTGGAGGAGAGCTGGGTCATAGTCTTGTTGAAGCTGATGTACTTGAATATCTGAAAGGGCCATATTGAACCAAGTAAttagggaagaaagaggaaagccTGAAACAGTCCACTCCGGGGGCCTAGGGAGGCCACAGGAgttgccaaaaccagacaaggaaaaTGAGACAAGTCCTAGGGAAGGGAGAATGCGTGCCCTGAGGTGCTGCTGAGGGTGCGGAGCCCCAAGGTACCTTGATCCAGGCAAAGAAGAGGTTGACGGCGTTCATGTTGTTGTACTGTGTCTGCCAGAAGGCGAGGAACTCAAAGTCAGCATACATGTTTGGCTGCTGTAAAAGCTTCCCCATCAGCCGATTCACCTCGAGGGTTCGGAATACGTGGAAGCCCACAGCCAGAATGGAGAGCTGTCACAACGGGGGTTGGGGGGTGTCAGAGTCAAGAGAATCTCAAGGGAAGTCCAACCATGAAGTCCCAGGGGAGACCTGGGGTGGGTAAGACAGGTAGGTAGAAAAACACCTCTTTCCCTGCTGAGTGGTTGACTATCTTAGGTTCAAGTGGAACTGGATAGGCTGATTGGGGGAACAGCTCAAAGTCCAAGAGAAGGCTGTGAGGCCAGTGGTAACTATGTAGATTGTAAAGGACCATGGAGAGATGGAGCCAAGCAATTTTATTTCCCCCACCTCTTTCCAGCCTTGGTCGGACATGCATGTGTCCTGTTAATAGGAAGGAAATgaagatgaagaggcagaaaaTTTTAATAGAAGAGAAAAGGCAGGAGTTTCAAGGGGACAGGTCATGAGGGGGAGAGACAGAAGAGGAACATAACATCAGGTACAAAAAAGAAGCAGGGCCTGGATCACAGGCCAGAGGGAGAGGAAACATGGAGATAGGATTCTTCCAGGGCCGAGCCTGGGGCACATCAGCCTCTGGATTAGGGAGCTGTTACACAGTGATTTGACCAGAAGTCCCAAAGACTTGGGACGCCAGAAGGAAGAACTGGGAGCCCCTCTCAGGGTAGACCTCCCTGCACCACCCCAGGTGTCCCAAGTCTAGGACATCTGTCCCTCACCAAGATGACCACCAGGTCCAGAATGTTCCAGATGCTGCTGAGGTAACGAAGCCTGTGGATGCGGAGCTCTAGGATCTCCTCCACTATGTAGTAGAAGATGAAGATGCAGAAGGCAATCTCACAGCCAACGATAAAGAAGTCCCAGTTGCTGACATAGCGGATCAGCTTAACCGTGCGGATTTGCCAGGATGGGATGGCACCTCCTGTAGCTGGAAACTCCACCACCAGTCTGTGGGAGGAGGGGGGTGTCTGGTGGGGCCTGTGTTGGGACAGTTCCTcccatcctctcccctcccccaccacagggAACACATTTAAGGAAGGGTCTCTAGCAGAGGAGAAGTGAACCAGGAACCATGGGTGACAGAGGGAAGGCAGGGAAAGGGGACCTACCTCAGAACACAGAAAAGATTGATGTTCGCATTGTAGACTGAGAAGTCGATGAAGACCACCCGAGTGCCCCTGTCCAGCCACAGGCCCTCCTTAAGGTGCTTGAGTGCCTCTTCACAGGCCCGTCGCGATCCTGGAAGGTCCAGGTAGTAGCCACCTCCACTGTAGCTTGTGAGCTGGCCCCAGTGAGAGGAGCCCCCCAGCTCACCCTGCGAGTGGTAGGTCCATCTGTCACAGAAGAAGCCACCTGAGTGGAGAGGTCTGAGCCAGGCCCAGAAGCTGGACTCCCAAGGCAATGGCAGCATTTCATAACCGTCTGGGCTTTATCGTTTCATATATATTACCTATACATATCAcatatacattttacatatattatcttgtTTAACCTAACTAtttgagaaggaaggaaaaatattattCGCATTTTACAGAGGATGAAACTAATACTCAGATGTCTGAGATAATCCAGCTAGTTAGTGGCTGAAGTGAAGTTCATATGTAAATCTCCTGATATTTTACAATGTCACCCAAGTCTACAGATAATAAACCCAAGTCCACTTTTGACTCCAGCCTGAGTAGTCCCCATGAGGAAAGCATGTAGCCCAGAAAAGACCCTTTCTTCTCATGTGCACCTGGCTACTTAGCCCCATGATTCTCTGTTTTGTCCACAAACTTTCCTCCCTGaacccttctttctttcctcttctttcctgcccTATTCAccctttcccctttcttccctAATTCCTCATCCATCCTTGGCCCCTTGCTGCCTTCCCCTATTAGCTCCAAGGATCAGACTTTTCCAGCCATGACTTGTGTGGATCCATTCTCCATACCCAGAAGGGTCTTCTGGGCAAGAAAGGATGCTTCCTCTGGCAAGACTGCCTCCAGAGTCGGGCAGCTGTGACAGGGACCTGTGTGTGAAGACAACTCTGAAGGCTATGGCTCTGTCTGCTAACATACCTTTTCTGTTCCTCAATGACCCAGACCAGGGTCTCCAGTCACAGATGGGTCTCAGAGAGATGCCTCTCACCTCCCCACCAAGTACCCCCAAGGCTCTTTAAGTCTGAATGGAAATAGTTCCCAAACCTGGGATGGCATCAGGCTCAGAGGGGCAAGCCCTGCGACACTGGTTGGGGGACTCACTCACGCTGTGCCATTGAGGGGCCCAAAGGGGAGTTGCTCTTCCTTGTCTGGGGAGTAGACATCGTAGCAGCTCAGAATGTCCTCGCGGAAGTCCTCATGCACCACGCAGGAGTCATTGCGGACCCGCAGCTGCCGCAGCCTCGGAACCCCCAGCAGCAGGTTCTCATAGTAGATGAAGGAGTGGGAGCCGTGGCCCAGGCTCTGGTTGTTGTACCATTTGGTCCAATACAAGCTGTCCAGTAATGGGCCCTGGGCAAACTAGATCACGAACTGGGTTGAACCTGACCCAGACTCTGCTGACTCTTACCCTTAGAATTCCCTTTTCCCATACTCACTGACCCCCTCCAGCTTGTCTCCAGTCTGCTTCTGTTGGGCTCTTCAGCCTACCCATGAACTCTGGCCAAATCTCAGCCTGATGTGGCCTTACTCtttacttaaaatacattttgaagttCTGCTTTACCTCTGACTCTCAATACTAGTTTAAGCACTGACTTGACTCTCTGATTATCATCCCGATCTCTAACCTATCACCACCTGAACTCTGTCTAGTCTGACCCATTAATTCTTGCCTGACCCCATGACTCAGCCTAATGCTGGAATGCCCTGTCTCTGGATATGGCCTTATCTACCATTTGACAGCCCTGAAACCTGGCCCATGGCCTCAGGCTTTAGGCCACTGTGAAGAAGAGGGGAGGGGTAGAGGAGATCTCATACTCACATCCCAGAAGTCCTCCATGCTGCTGATGGCCTGGAAGGAGATTCCAGTGTCCGATGGGGTATGTAAGAAGAGCTCAGACATCACTTTGGTGTAGTAATAGGCACTGGAGCTTGTCATTCCATAGGTCACTAGAAACCAACCCAAGAGGCTGTGTCCTGAACACTGTTTCCCTCTCCATTATCCGGAAGAGAGAAGATAGCTACTGCCTGAGGTCAAAGATGCTACCTGGATGGGATCTATCCCTCTAGAGTTGGCTAAGGGGCTGACAGTGGCATTGGGAAACCAGGGAATTAAGGGAAAGCTGGAGTTATagctctcctcctctcttcccaacTCACCTCAGAAAGACTAAACTCCACTGTGACTGTCTCTTGACATTGTCATTCTAAATAGTCACTTTTCTCTTCCTGAGCCAGCTTAACTTCCTAGTTCTTACTCCCCAGAGCCAAAAAATTTCTACATTCTGCATCAGGTAGTGTTTCCCTTTATTCGTCCTATATTAATGACCTTGGAAAAATGCCTCCAAACTCGAGTATGCCAAAGCCATGGCCAAATGCCTTGCCATGGAGATGGGCATCCTGGACCTTGGAGTCAGTGACTCTGCAGCCATGGGAGTAGGAGCTAGGCATGGCACCTTTGGCCCTAGTGCAATCTGCTGGGCACAGCTGTTCTGAGAGAGGGACTCAGAGCATTCCAAGATCAAAATAAAAACTGGCCTTTGTCCTGAAGACCCAGATCCCCCTTGACCACCTTGACACACACATCTAGACCAAAGTAGGGCTGTCAAGTGAAGTTACAAATTTTCTGATTAACTGGCAGAATTTGAAGAGTATAAGCTATTTACTTTATAGATTGCCCCTCAGATGAGATTTGTCTGGTGTTCCCTTGTGTTTAAATTCAGGTTATGCATGTTTGAtcaggaataccagagtgagACTGCCCTTTTCAGTGCATGATATCAGGAGGCACAAATTGTCTAACTGCATATTACTGGTGACACTAGCTTTGATCCCTTGTTAAGATGGTGTCTTCCAGCTTTCttcaatatacatatattatttttctctttgtaacaaACACATATTTTGTGGGAAAATACTTTGAAACTATGCAAATATCCTTTATTCATCAATGTTTCACCTGCAAGTTTTAACACCCATTGATGACTTTTgcctaattattattattccagtTGTCAAGCTGTGATTTGCTCATTCTATCATTCCTTCTGTGTTTATTAGCTGGCATTCTCTCCAGGAAAAGCTTTTTCTACTTCCTCactaatttattatttatgttattCAGTATGAAACTCTTTAATACTTCTATAATtctgtaaaatttttataatatgtcaattatttttagacaggtcatgaaaaacaaagaaattgtcctaaaatacttttaaagtatttaaatcttttaaagatTAAGAGAGACCAAAGaatcatgaaaatgaaatgcaatatGAACATCTAGTTAGGATTATATTCTGGGccatactttttcctttttctataaaggCTATTAGTAGAATAACTGGTGAGACTGTAGTAAGGTATGTTCATTAGATAATAGCACTGAATCATTTATAATTTCCTGACTTtgatcatttacttatttttaggaATAACAGGGCATTATGTCTGCAATTTACTCTCaaatggttttgtgtgtgtgtgtgtgtatgtgtgtgtgtgtgtgtagaagggGGACAAAAAGAGAGTGATAAAGGAAAAGCAACCACAGTGAAATATTCACATTTGAGACATTTGGGTGAAATACATATAAGAACTCTTTCTATTATTCTTGTAacttttctgtacatctgaaattaaagtttttaaaattaaagtaagaTTGTCAGCCTCTTGTGAGCAACtcgctttaagaattttcattttcaaatcttGGAACCTATTTTCTTCCAGTACCCCACCTGGAAAGGAAATGCCCTGGGATGGACTGAAGTTCACTCGCAATTTGGGAGGAAAGAGAGGCCGATGAGTGGTCTCAGATTAGGCACAAGCAACATCATTCACTTCCAGGGAGAAATCAGCAAAAAGAAAGCATTATTATTTCACATTTCCCCATTCCACTCTACTGATTCCAAGAGATGACTTGACTTCTCTCTAAATAAAATCTGTGATTACCCTTATTTTCTGGAGGACTCAGACTCAACTCATCTGGATCTGGAAAACGGGTTGGAAATCAAACTCTTCTGTCTGCTGAGAGCCTACCACAGTTAGAACTGATGGTCAGTGAGCTGAACTTTTCCTAAAtactgctgctgtgctgtgctcggtcatatccgactctgcggcccccctggactgtagcccaccaggctcctttgtccatggaattttcctggcaagaaaactggagtgggttgccatttccttctccaagggatcttctgacccagagatcgaagtcgcatctctggcgtctcctgcattggcaggcggattcatttaccactgtgccacctgacaTTGCTGATTAAATTGTTATACCTCTAGAAGGCCACTAGGTGGTACTCACAGCTATATCTTTTTCTCTTCAATTCTAAATTACCCCTCAGAATTAGTATTGCTCTGAACTGGTTCTCAACCCTTTATGGAGGAAGCATAACATCTCTGATTATTATCCAAGACAGTTAAGACTATATATTCTGAGAAAAATGGTTTCACCTAGTCAAACGCCCACTGATACTCAGAACACCTATTATATGCTCTATGTTAAATGCTTGACATgactatttcatttaatcctacaACAACCCAATGTATTAGGTGCTATTATTTCCCCTACTTTCCACTCTCAGAGGGCTGGAGTCACTTGCCCAGGGTAAATAACCTAAGGGAGCCAGGAATCAAGGATGGCACTATATCCAAGAGGTAGAAGTTATAGAAGGAAAAACTTAAGTTCCATAAATGGTAGAACTTCCAATCCATGAGTGCTTCCTATTAAGAAATAGGCCACTTCACAAACATGCATTTCACCTCTGACAGTGTCAGCAAAGGACCACTTCTGAGGATCACATTGAGGGGGTTTCTGCAGTGGGCAGTGGCTGGCCTTTCCAGTTCCTTCCTTTAAGATCCAGTGAAGGAGTGGAACGGCTTCATATGTTTCAAAAGATAACactaaggcagagaaagacaagcaaCGGGGAGGAATTCGAATTTGTCGGTATGTCAAATGTCAGTGCTAAACCACCTTCTGGTGTAGTGAGGGCCTCATTCCAGGAAATTTTCAGATACTGGACAATGACTGCATGAGAATGCTATGAAAGGGATTCAGAGACCAGGCGGCCATCCAGTACAgagaatctgatttttttttttctcttgctgctgctgttgctaagtcacttcagtcatgtccaactttgtgcgaccccatagatggcagcccaccaggctcccctttccctgggattctccaggcaagaacactggagtgggttgccatttccttctccaatgtgtgaaagtgaaaagtgaaagtgaagtcgctcagtcgtgcctgactcttggtgaccccatggactgcagcccaccaggctcctccatccatgggattttccaggcaagagtactggagtggggtgccattgccttctctgaataatcGCCATTACTGACTCATTATTCACCAGGCTTTGCATACATTGTCTCCCataatc
This genomic interval from Bubalus bubalis isolate 160015118507 breed Murrah chromosome 23, NDDB_SH_1, whole genome shotgun sequence contains the following:
- the PKD2L1 gene encoding polycystic kidney disease 2-like 1 protein isoform X3, whose protein sequence is MNAVGSPEEQELQELGSGAWDNPTYSGAPSPRGTLKICTISSAVLPQPQPKQPEDGPQEKAHRTLVSSCCFHICRGIRGLWGTTLTENTAENRELYVKTTLRELLVYVVFLVDICLLTYGMTSSSAYYYTKVMSELFLHTPSDTGISFQAISSMEDFWDFAQGPLLDSLYWTKWYNNQSLGHGSHSFIYYENLLLGVPRLRQLRVRNDSCVVHEDFREDILSCYDVYSPDKEEQLPFGPLNGTAWTYHSQGELGGSSHWGQLTSYSGGGYYLDLPGSRRACEEALKHLKEGLWLDRGTRVVFIDFSVYNANINLFCVLRLVVEFPATGGAIPSWQIRTVKLIRYVSNWDFFIVGCEIAFCIFIFYYIVEEILELRIHRLRYLSSIWNILDLVVILLSILAVGFHVFRTLEVNRLMGKLLQQPNMYADFEFLAFWQTQYNNMNAVNLFFAWIKIFKYISFNKTMTQLSSTLARCAKDILGFAVMFFLVFFAYAQLGYLLFGTQVENFSTFIKCIFTQFRIILGDFDYNAIDNANRILGPVYFVTYVFFVFFVLLNMFLAIINDTYSEVKEELAGQKDELQLSDLLRQGYNKTLRRLRLRKEQVSDVQKVLQAGEQEIQFEDLTNTLRELEHTEHETTKLTAAFTRFDQDGNCVLDEKEQKETQQKLEGERAHKESFAAGDCPGRSHDPG
- the PKD2L1 gene encoding polycystic kidney disease 2-like 1 protein isoform X2; translation: MNAVGSPEEQELQELGSGAWDNPTYSGAPSPRGTLKICTISSAVLPQPQPKQPEDGPQEKAHRTLVSSCCFHICRGIRGLWGTTLTENTAENRELYVKTTLRELLVYVVFLVDICLLTYGMTSSSAYYYTKVMSELFLHTPSDTGISFQAISSMEDFWDFAQGPLLDSLYWTKWYNNQSLGHGSHSFIYYENLLLGVPRLRQLRVRNDSCVVHEDFREDILSCYDVYSPDKEEQLPFGPLNGTAWTYHSQGELGGSSHWGQLTSYSGGGYYLDLPGSRRACEEALKHLKEGLWLDRGTRVVFIDFSVYNANINLFCVLRLVVEFPATGGAIPSWQIRTVKLIRYVSNWDFFIVGCEIAFCIFIFYYIVEEILELRIHRLRYLSSIWNILDLVVILLSILAVGFHVFRTLEVNRLMGKLLQQPNMYADFEFLAFWQTQYNNMNAVNLFFAWIKIFKYISFNKTMTQLSSTLARCAKDILGFAVMFFLVFFAYAQLGYLLFGTQVENFSTFIKCIFTQFRIILGDFDYNAIDNANRILGPVYFVTYVFFVFFVLLNMFLAIINDTYSEVKEELAGQKDELQLSDLLRQGYNKTLRRLRLRKEQVSDVQKVLQAGEQEIQFEDLTNTLRELEHTEHETTKLTAAFTRFDQDGNCVLDEKEQKETQQKLEGERVAVHAEIENLGWSIVRSPPGESSPKQAAKAGGWVSGEEFYTLTRRVLQLETVLEGVMTQVDAMRSKLTMVERKGWLAPLPGAGEQGIWEHLQASPAVTPAPWGL
- the PKD2L1 gene encoding polycystic kidney disease 2-like 1 protein isoform X1, yielding MNAVGSPEEQELQELGSGAWDNPTYSGAPSPRGTLKICTISSAVLPQPQPKQPEDGPQEKAHRTLVSSCCFHICRGIRGLWGTTLTENTAENRELYVKTTLRELLVYVVFLVDICLLTYGMTSSSAYYYTKVMSELFLHTPSDTGISFQAISSMEDFWDFAQGPLLDSLYWTKWYNNQSLGHGSHSFIYYENLLLGVPRLRQLRVRNDSCVVHEDFREDILSCYDVYSPDKEEQLPFGPLNGTAWTYHSQGELGGSSHWGQLTSYSGGGYYLDLPGSRRACEEALKHLKEGLWLDRGTRVVFIDFSVYNANINLFCVLRLVVEFPATGGAIPSWQIRTVKLIRYVSNWDFFIVGCEIAFCIFIFYYIVEEILELRIHRLRYLSSIWNILDLVVILLSILAVGFHVFRTLEVNRLMGKLLQQPNMYADFEFLAFWQTQYNNMNAVNLFFAWIKIFKYISFNKTMTQLSSTLARCAKDILGFAVMFFLVFFAYAQLGYLLFGTQVENFSTFIKCIFTQFRIILGDFDYNAIDNANRILGPVYFVTYVFFVFFVLLNMFLAIINDTYSEVKEELAGQKDELQLSDLLRQGYNKTLRRLRLRKEQVSDVQKVLQAGEQEIQFEDLTNTLRELEHTEHETTKLTAAFTRFDQDGNCVLDEKEQKETQQKLEGERVAVHAEIENLGWSIVRSPPGESSPKQAAKAGGWVSGEEFYTLTRRVLQLETVLEGVMTQVDAMRSKLTMVERKGWLAPLPGAVSGPSPGSSWLPTADLYHLFYSVDGGKTFLKDQHFSLLGQHVPGSQSVEVRGWKEELKLFLWPEGGLSLQERVWGWRNRSR